In Candidatus Roseilinea sp., one DNA window encodes the following:
- a CDS encoding binding-protein-dependent transport systems inner membrane component yields the protein MTLQHRARNKRNGGKYALVAPATLMILCIALFPLLYAIVVSFQNIDARTPVGAFVGFKNYFDALRDARFWNALGNTALIVAVCVTAELVLGFILAQTLVSHLPGKRFITPLLILPVVIAPLIVGYTWRMLWDTQYGPINQVLGWITGRPVEIVWLANPVKVWPAIFITEVWQWTPFMFLVLLAGLAAINPEYREAAEIDGASSWQVLRFVTLPLVWPVMAVAILFRALDAFKVFDIVFALTNGGPGTMTETVSLYAYSVGFRNFRISYMAALTLILIAIVSVAITVLWRRMSANQERRA from the coding sequence ATGACTCTCCAGCACCGCGCTCGCAACAAGCGAAACGGCGGCAAATATGCACTCGTTGCACCGGCGACGCTCATGATCCTGTGCATCGCGCTGTTCCCATTGCTCTACGCCATCGTCGTCAGCTTCCAGAACATTGACGCGCGCACACCGGTCGGCGCATTCGTCGGCTTCAAGAACTACTTCGACGCGTTGCGCGATGCGCGCTTCTGGAATGCGCTGGGCAACACCGCATTGATCGTGGCCGTATGCGTGACAGCCGAATTGGTGCTGGGCTTTATCCTGGCGCAGACGCTCGTGAGTCACTTGCCGGGCAAGCGCTTCATCACACCCCTGCTAATCCTGCCGGTCGTCATCGCGCCGCTGATCGTCGGCTATACCTGGCGCATGCTGTGGGATACCCAGTATGGCCCGATCAACCAAGTGTTGGGCTGGATCACTGGCCGGCCGGTCGAGATCGTTTGGTTGGCCAACCCGGTCAAGGTATGGCCGGCGATCTTCATCACCGAGGTCTGGCAGTGGACGCCGTTCATGTTCTTGGTGCTGCTGGCCGGTCTGGCCGCGATCAATCCTGAGTACCGCGAAGCCGCGGAGATAGATGGCGCGTCGAGCTGGCAGGTGTTGCGCTTCGTCACGCTGCCGCTGGTGTGGCCGGTGATGGCAGTAGCGATTCTCTTCCGTGCGTTGGACGCTTTCAAGGTGTTCGACATCGTCTTCGCGCTGACGAACGGCGGGCCGGGGACGATGACCGAAACGGTCTCGCTCTACGCCTACTCGGTGGGCTTTCGCAACTTCCGGATCAGCTACATGGCCGCGCTGACGTTGATCCTCATCGCCATCGTCTCGGTCGCCATCACCGTGCTGTGGCGGCGCATGTCGGCAAACCAGGAGCGCAGGGCATGA